AATGGTGTGGATCGCGCCTATTGCCTCTTCGGCGTGGGAGGAAATGTCGGCGACCTTGTCTTGTGTAGCGCGAGAAAGGGCACGCACTTTGCGGCCTAAAACGATTACGGGCACAATGACGATTGGTAGCATGAGCAATACATATTGGGTGAGTGCCGAGCTGGTAATGAGCAGCATGATAACACCGCCGGTGAATAGCAGTGTGTTGCGTAGAAAAATCGACACAGAAGAACCAACGACGTTTTGTAGTAAGGTTGTGTCGGTGGTGATGCGCGAGAGTAAATCGCCCGTGCGGGTGGATTCAAAATAGGCAGTGTGCATAGAAAGAATTTTGGCAAATACGTCGCGACGAATATCGGCCACCACGCGCTCACCCACCCATGATACGCAAAGATAGCGTGCATAAGTGGCCACTGCGAGTATGACAACGACGCCCAGTAAAATGAGATAGCCGTTACCAAGCAATGCTGGGTTGCCTTTGGCGATGCCTTCATCGACGAGGTATTGCAGCGCTTTGCCAATGCCTAATACGCCACTGGAAGTAATCACGAGTGCGACGCTCGCGCCAATCACTCCGTTTTTGTAAGGGCGAAGATAATGCGCCAAGTAGCGCAAATTGCTGAGTTTGCCTTTGGGAAGGCTATCATCTTTGATGACGGGGTATGTCATAGGCCGCCTACTTGCATAAGCTCAAGGGTTAGGCGTTCGGCAAGTATGGTGCCGTCGGCCAATTTCCACTCACCGTCTTGGAAGGAAAAATGCAGGCCGCCCGTGAGGGGCGATGCCAGCCATATCTGCCCCGAAGCAGTATGTTTGCTGACGACGAAGGTCTGAGCGCTTTGGGTTTGAATGGTCAGGATGCCGTCTTGCAGGTCTAAGTCCTCTAAAGAGCCGCTCTCATAGGCGCTTTCAAGCTGCTCGAATAGGGCAGCAAGTGTGGCATCGGCAAAGCGGTGGAAGTCAGTTTCAGTGCTCATAAAACGGTTCCTAACATAAGCTTAGTGACGATGCCACTAACATCCGCTATAGAGCGCCGCATGTTATTTTTTGGCAAAAAGAAAAAACGCAAGCTTCGCAAGAAGAAATCCATAAAGCGCGGAGAGCCCAAGCTATCAGCGCCCACAGGTGCGCGCGAGCGGGCGCCCGTGAAGAAGAAGCCTGTGCGTAATAAGCTTTATGTGGGCGGGCGTGCCCCGAAAGGGTTGAAGGCACGCAAAGAGCGCAGTGCGTTGCGCCGTCGTTTAGTGGGTGCAAGCTTTAGCGTCATGATGCTGCTGATGATCGTGGGCGGCATTGGGTTGATTCTCATCGTGCGCGATTTGCCCGATATTAGTTCGCTTGATGTGGTGAAGAAGCAGCGCGGCGTAACGGTTGAAGCGCAGGATGGTAAAATCCTTGCTACTTATGGTGATATTTACGGCAATTATGTTTCGTACGAGCAGATGCCCAAGCATCTTATCCAAGCAGTGATTGCTACCGAAGACCGACGCTATTTTGCCCATAATGGTATCGACGTGTGGGGCATTGCGCGGGCAACGGTAAAAAATATCATGGCTGGGCGTGTGGTTGAGGGGGGATCTACCATTACGCAGCAAGTGGCGAAGAACGTATTCCTGACGCCAGAGCGTTCACTGAAGCGCAAATTGCAGGAAGCGATTTTGGCCTTCTGGCTGGAGGGGCGTTTCACTAAACAAGAGATTATGGCGATTTACCTGAACCGTGTGTATCTCGGCGCGGGAACGTTTGGTATTGATGCGGCGTCACTACGTTATTTTGGCAAGCCCGCCACCCATATGGGCATGATGGAATCGGCGATGATTGCGGGGCTGCTTAAAGCGCCGTCACGCTTTGCGCCGACCGCTAGTATGCAACGTGCAAAAAACCGTGCGGCGCAAGTGCTGCTGAACATGGTCGATGCAGGTATGATGACCCCGCAGAAAGCACAAAGCGTCATTCGTGAATACGACCAAGGTTCGATTAAAGCGGTAGAAGGGGGCCATGTGCGCTACTTCACCGATTGGATTGTCGACCAATTGCCTGAGTATGTCGGCAACGTGGAAAGTGATCTGGTTGTTACGGTGACGATGGATCCTGACTTGCAGGCCTACGCCAACGATGCTGTAGAAAATGTGGTGGCGATGGAAGGTGAAGGCAAGAACGTGAGCCAAGGCGCAATGATTGCGATGTCGCCAGATGGTGCAGTGAAAGCCATGATTGGTGGTTTGAATTACGGCAAAAGCCAATATAACCGCGCGGCGCAAGCAAAGCGCCAACCTGGTTCTTCGTTTAAGTTGTTTGTATATCTTGCGGCAATCGAAGCAGGCTTAACGCCGATGAGCGAAGTGGAAGATGCGCCCATCACGCTGCAAGTTGGTAACAAAACATGGACGCCAGGAAATTACACAGGCGATTATAAAGGGTTTATTCCTGCGGCGCAGGCATTCCGTGAATCGCTGAACACGGTGTCGGTACGGTTGGCGCAATATGCTGGAGTCTGGCGAGTCGCGCAGATGGCGCAGCGTTTGGGTATTCCGAATATTCCTGCGCATCCTTCTATTTCACTTGGTGCTTCGGAGGTGACGTTGCTGGATTTGGTGGGAGCCTATGGCCACCTCGCCAATGAAGGATTTAAGGTAAAGCCCTACGGTATTGAGCGTATTCGCACTACGAAAGGCGAAGAGCTATTCAAGCACGAACCTACGGAGCGCGAACCTGTTTTGGCGCGTGGTACGGTGGAGATGATGAACTATATGCTGCTGGATGTGGTACGTGCTGGTACAGGTGCGCGTGCGAATATTGGTCGCCCTGCTGCTGGTAAGACTGGAACTAGCCAAGGCTACAAAGACGCATGGTTTATTGGTTTTACGCCGCAACTAGTTGCGGGTGCATGGGTGGGGAATGACAACAACCAGCCGATGGCGAAGATTACAGGCGGTAGCCTGCCTGCAATGATCTGGCGCGATTTTATGGTGCGTGCCATGGA
This sequence is a window from Alphaproteobacteria bacterium. Protein-coding genes within it:
- the cyaY gene encoding iron donor protein CyaY gives rise to the protein MSTETDFHRFADATLAALFEQLESAYESGSLEDLDLQDGILTIQTQSAQTFVVSKHTASGQIWLASPLTGGLHFSFQDGEWKLADGTILAERLTLELMQVGGL
- a CDS encoding PBP1A family penicillin-binding protein, which gives rise to MLFFGKKKKRKLRKKKSIKRGEPKLSAPTGARERAPVKKKPVRNKLYVGGRAPKGLKARKERSALRRRLVGASFSVMMLLMIVGGIGLILIVRDLPDISSLDVVKKQRGVTVEAQDGKILATYGDIYGNYVSYEQMPKHLIQAVIATEDRRYFAHNGIDVWGIARATVKNIMAGRVVEGGSTITQQVAKNVFLTPERSLKRKLQEAILAFWLEGRFTKQEIMAIYLNRVYLGAGTFGIDAASLRYFGKPATHMGMMESAMIAGLLKAPSRFAPTASMQRAKNRAAQVLLNMVDAGMMTPQKAQSVIREYDQGSIKAVEGGHVRYFTDWIVDQLPEYVGNVESDLVVTVTMDPDLQAYANDAVENVVAMEGEGKNVSQGAMIAMSPDGAVKAMIGGLNYGKSQYNRAAQAKRQPGSSFKLFVYLAAIEAGLTPMSEVEDAPITLQVGNKTWTPGNYTGDYKGFIPAAQAFRESLNTVSVRLAQYAGVWRVAQMAQRLGIPNIPAHPSISLGASEVTLLDLVGAYGHLANEGFKVKPYGIERIRTTKGEELFKHEPTEREPVLARGTVEMMNYMLLDVVRAGTGARANIGRPAAGKTGTSQGYKDAWFIGFTPQLVAGAWVGNDNNQPMAKITGGSLPAMIWRDFMVRAMEGVPVQSIPNSTSNSEGLLPWLFGGSETTPEEPQFDADGQPIQADAPFKRQGEEWGEGQETIEGEVPAAQEMSVERFPPIIDAPVQDMPEEAIEAAQPNEAREEKEEEVLTPGFWKKLGVEEGKVEYTYPDGDRRRR